From Flavobacterium alkalisoli, the proteins below share one genomic window:
- a CDS encoding Crp/Fnr family transcriptional regulator, producing the protein MDTQPLIDFLLQFGDLNKQQTDLIKASVTERTYKAGDYFMEAGQVAREIAFTLDGIFRVCYYDNNGNEVTRYFLEEGTFMADMESYNCQLPSTSYVQSVTDSKILILSKAVMDNLSQTIIIWDNIIHKITTKGMAQKVQRLSSMFPQDATERYLSFLEKFPNLANRVPLQYIASYLGITKHSLSRIRKNIR; encoded by the coding sequence ATGGATACACAGCCTTTAATTGACTTTTTACTTCAGTTTGGAGACCTCAATAAGCAACAGACAGATCTTATAAAAGCATCGGTTACAGAGAGAACCTACAAAGCAGGGGACTATTTTATGGAGGCAGGGCAGGTAGCCCGCGAAATAGCCTTTACCCTGGATGGTATTTTCAGGGTTTGTTATTATGATAACAACGGCAACGAGGTTACACGTTACTTTTTAGAGGAAGGTACTTTTATGGCAGATATGGAAAGCTATAACTGCCAATTACCAAGCACCTCTTATGTACAGTCGGTTACCGATAGTAAAATACTTATACTCTCTAAGGCCGTAATGGATAATTTATCGCAAACCATTATTATATGGGATAATATTATTCATAAAATAACCACTAAAGGCATGGCACAAAAAGTACAGCGCCTTAGCAGTATGTTCCCGCAGGATGCCACAGAGCGTTATCTCAGCTTTTTAGAAAAGTTCCCTAACCTCGCGAATCGTGTGCCTTTACAGTACATCGCTTCCTATTTGGGTATTACAAAACATTCGCTTAGCCGAATAAGAAAAAACATCCGTTAA
- a CDS encoding Clp protease ClpP: MTGNIYISGQIGSFDGTPGIALIDVVSQVKKQPKATAFNVHINSEGGLVDVGFDIYHYLKSLGKPITTIGSGIVASIATVIFMAGNKRLIRENTPFMIHLPWGGSMGTADELTQFAAQLKSIEKKLVNFYKGALNIEEQAILPLLKNETWLTGNQLTDLGFTTSQQVAIAAKAYLKPNTMTKFTEKDRHWMESLFTKVLAKFKHSNMFNKVVQDATGTEIDFTELEDDAIIEIGQLATVDGLPAEGEFIMPDGFTYIFTEGELTEIIEPEEDAPAEEAAALKAENRKLKKQLNVIKGEVMALKRQVTSNYSLDGKRAAYRRPAENDKLAGMKEYLKSKKAR, translated from the coding sequence ATGACAGGAAACATTTACATCTCCGGCCAGATAGGCTCTTTTGACGGAACTCCCGGCATAGCGCTTATAGACGTTGTAAGCCAGGTAAAAAAACAGCCCAAAGCCACCGCTTTTAACGTACACATCAACTCTGAGGGCGGACTCGTAGATGTGGGCTTCGACATCTACCACTACCTTAAATCGCTGGGTAAACCCATAACCACCATAGGCAGCGGTATAGTAGCCAGTATAGCAACCGTAATATTTATGGCGGGCAACAAAAGGCTAATACGTGAAAACACCCCGTTTATGATTCACCTGCCCTGGGGCGGATCTATGGGCACTGCCGACGAGCTTACTCAGTTTGCCGCACAGCTAAAAAGCATAGAAAAAAAGCTGGTAAACTTTTACAAAGGCGCGCTCAATATAGAAGAGCAGGCCATACTCCCCCTCCTTAAAAACGAAACATGGCTTACGGGTAATCAGTTAACCGATTTGGGCTTTACCACCTCGCAGCAGGTAGCCATAGCTGCAAAAGCATATTTAAAACCTAATACTATGACCAAATTTACCGAGAAAGACAGGCACTGGATGGAAAGCCTGTTTACAAAAGTGCTGGCAAAGTTTAAGCACAGCAACATGTTTAACAAAGTGGTACAGGATGCCACAGGAACCGAAATTGATTTTACAGAACTGGAAGACGATGCCATAATAGAAATCGGTCAGCTGGCAACTGTAGACGGACTTCCTGCAGAAGGTGAGTTTATAATGCCCGATGGCTTTACCTACATTTTTACAGAAGGTGAACTTACCGAGATTATTGAACCCGAAGAAGATGCTCCTGCCGAAGAAGCCGCTGCACTAAAGGCAGAAAACAGAAAGCTTAAAAAACAGCTTAACGTAATTAAAGGTGAGGTAATGGCTCTTAAAAGGCAGGTTACCAGCAACTACAGTCTTGACGGAAAAAGGGCAGCTTACAGAAGGCCTGCCGAAAACGACAAACTAGCCGGAATGAAAGAATACTTGAAATCTAAAAAAGCACGATAA
- a CDS encoding serpin family protein: protein MKKIALIVFSVFLVIGCKKDTNTNPVAIESASITHLSDLKGTEFFASPDNTLTGKNAIYCASLPYAWTRIGETIGGEITVSDSFPQLQRLNKHSFFVKNVFTNTDYNTRTDIDKLTGAIEVSASFSKQLPFEYPMDNYNGDFVFNGTKVEAFCIRGGEYEFRADILEYNSDSDFIVRLNPKDPKHEILIWMPSKRPQTLEAAIQHVVYTLNKPSTVEEIEKEVLKTKFNELDLLVIPKIDFDIDYDYPELINNTFTTQSGKKPHTVAQVYQHTKFRLDEKGAEVQSEAAIAVDSIVAAKPKRMFVNKPFLLLLRSDTMNPYLAVWVENTELFVKK, encoded by the coding sequence ATGAAAAAGATAGCCCTAATCGTTTTTTCTGTTTTTCTTGTAATAGGCTGTAAGAAAGATACAAATACCAATCCGGTAGCGATAGAGAGTGCTTCCATAACTCACCTAAGCGACTTAAAGGGCACAGAATTTTTTGCTTCGCCCGATAATACCCTTACGGGTAAAAACGCCATATACTGTGCATCGCTACCTTATGCATGGACAAGAATAGGTGAGACCATAGGTGGAGAAATAACGGTTAGCGATTCTTTTCCGCAATTGCAAAGGCTTAATAAGCACAGCTTTTTTGTAAAAAACGTATTTACTAATACAGACTATAATACACGAACCGATATTGATAAACTAACAGGTGCCATAGAGGTTTCGGCGTCTTTTAGTAAGCAGTTGCCATTTGAGTATCCTATGGATAACTATAATGGAGATTTTGTTTTTAACGGTACTAAAGTAGAAGCCTTTTGCATACGTGGTGGGGAATATGAATTTAGGGCAGACATATTGGAGTATAACAGCGACAGTGATTTTATTGTCCGCTTAAACCCTAAAGATCCAAAACACGAGATACTCATTTGGATGCCCTCAAAAAGGCCTCAGACTCTGGAAGCCGCTATACAACACGTTGTTTATACTTTGAATAAACCTTCTACAGTAGAGGAAATTGAAAAGGAGGTTTTAAAAACCAAGTTTAATGAACTTGATCTTTTGGTTATCCCTAAAATAGATTTTGATATCGATTATGATTACCCTGAACTGATTAATAACACCTTTACAACCCAAAGCGGTAAAAAACCACATACAGTAGCACAGGTATATCAGCATACCAAATTCAGGCTCGACGAAAAAGGAGCTGAGGTACAAAGTGAAGCTGCGATAGCGGTAGACAGTATTGTAGCTGCAAAGCCTAAGAGAATGTTTGTAAACAAGCCTTTCCTCTTATTACTGAGAAGCGACACTATGAATCCGTATCTGGCGGTATGGGTAGAGAATACCGAGCTTTTCGTTAAAAAATAA
- a CDS encoding pyocin knob domain-containing protein yields MTIINSVSNTRFSFNGIEYFRNYISVVRGDRVEIFNCYEREDIMLSLTHYSKITLNGIIYSNAANLQSALQSVIYSRATLGTDEVEVVEQNNIGRVIQLNYVTGTNLLNQVLTNINSTTTVVSATDNPVFFSAYKSASTSVVSQKLRFQFMGGKGTWGAGGKTVLPSHLYQLAPEALLPDDITANSKSNVVSLGQISSTNDFLNQVNGTSRNFSDASKLHYLSYTQDSVLYLKRFTGQPGEYDGITTVLTEDDFEEATNSNIQPGLFTPSLKDITNIDPSTDVPITIVDNNSGNKTTFTGNQIKHTSLDGNITTIDYEQNIDDVSYTIPAKNTDDVFAMQSDINGMTITANQSASELYLKNAEGTVLATINVGFLNNEGTTFFFNESTEKLELKDDLGNVLSTVPVSAFVANLMQSVNFNGSSPYILEFKDAENNVVDSVSFGISNVEGLQTVLDNKIGTSHPANGISANNITNWNNVYSASSNYATTNTTQTISGIKTFSPVINFQNGITLGSGIGSLYDNGRGYFSYTNGLFIQTSIPAYSDTMFELYISGNGYNAQLPVDSIIQGYTYSSTNNIIQASNLAKGVRFNVDVFHYGGNVCFWFNQPNTFQTFRFKLGVQTNANRTITSIANEIKPTTGITDLLTLQPVKTWNSNDFSSTNLSNWNTAFGWGDYRQFGLGSSSINNINDANNQLLAAGMYTTSTSSANVAIPGSSGSLLNLRSGVSGGAVGQIWMKSNNATGEDIYVRHSDSSSIFQPWKRLWHDGDFSQIDINNWNNSLRLNNNGTGLLQQTSSFDLNNLNTGIIYGGSDVTNIPTAGSVISLMHTGGQFGGQIHVSSTSTPALKYRNRDNGVNSSWRKLWDDNDFTSTNVANWNTAFGWGDYRQFGIGSGVQNNSIVSGDVLDFNTTGVFRVASSSTNLPIAENGYLYRIYRSASTRYILFYSDSGRVYKNVMNSSTWSGWKYFWDSNDFTSTDIANWNAYATNKADLVDGKIPASQLPSYVDDVLEYANLAAFPASGEIGKLYVAINTNLVYRWAASGYIVTSSSLVLGETSGTAYRGDRGKTAYDHSLTSGNPHNTQITDISGLQTALNNKANLSNTLSHKGTIPSYSELNNYNQTGLYTPQDAESNSNTPSNNKGTLQVVDTTNLTTFQTYHDDYNDFYMRVNVEGGYWRPWERMVKASERIENEDLNTPPTKAILNSLYPTARPTFTVIAPNVEKGNMYVKTSDGWRVFTGNIVY; encoded by the coding sequence ATGACTATAATAAACAGCGTAAGCAATACCCGTTTTTCATTTAACGGTATAGAATATTTCAGGAACTACATTTCGGTTGTTCGCGGTGACAGGGTAGAGATTTTTAACTGTTATGAGCGTGAAGATATCATGCTTTCACTAACGCATTACAGCAAAATTACTCTAAACGGAATAATTTACAGCAATGCCGCCAATTTACAGTCGGCGTTACAATCAGTTATCTATTCCAGAGCGACTTTGGGTACTGATGAAGTTGAAGTTGTTGAGCAAAACAATATCGGTAGGGTAATACAGCTTAACTATGTTACCGGTACCAACCTTTTAAATCAGGTATTAACCAATATCAACTCGACAACAACAGTAGTTTCCGCAACAGACAATCCGGTTTTCTTCTCGGCTTATAAGTCGGCCTCAACATCGGTTGTGTCCCAAAAGCTTCGCTTTCAGTTTATGGGAGGAAAAGGAACATGGGGAGCCGGCGGAAAAACCGTGCTTCCCTCTCACCTGTACCAACTTGCTCCAGAGGCACTCTTACCTGATGATATTACTGCCAATAGTAAATCGAATGTTGTTTCGTTAGGGCAGATATCCAGTACTAATGATTTTCTTAATCAGGTAAACGGTACCTCTAGAAATTTTAGTGATGCGAGCAAACTTCATTATTTGAGTTACACTCAGGATAGTGTATTATATCTGAAACGCTTTACCGGACAGCCCGGCGAATATGATGGTATAACAACTGTTCTAACCGAAGATGACTTTGAAGAAGCCACAAATAGTAATATTCAACCCGGATTGTTTACTCCGTCATTAAAGGACATTACTAATATAGATCCGTCTACCGATGTTCCCATAACTATTGTTGACAACAACTCCGGGAATAAAACCACCTTTACAGGTAATCAGATTAAACATACCTCGCTAGACGGTAACATCACAACGATTGACTATGAGCAAAATATTGATGATGTAAGTTATACCATTCCAGCCAAAAACACAGACGATGTTTTTGCAATGCAAAGCGATATAAATGGCATGACCATTACAGCCAATCAGTCGGCCAGCGAACTATACCTTAAAAATGCGGAAGGAACTGTGTTAGCGACTATCAATGTAGGGTTTCTTAACAACGAGGGCACTACCTTCTTTTTTAACGAATCTACCGAAAAGCTCGAGTTAAAAGATGACCTGGGCAATGTATTAAGCACGGTGCCTGTTAGCGCATTTGTAGCAAACTTAATGCAGTCGGTTAACTTTAATGGTTCGAGTCCTTATATTTTAGAATTTAAAGACGCTGAAAATAATGTTGTTGACTCCGTTAGTTTTGGTATCAGTAATGTTGAAGGGTTGCAAACCGTACTTGATAATAAAATAGGTACTTCACATCCTGCAAATGGAATTTCAGCAAATAATATTACTAACTGGAATAATGTTTATTCAGCATCTTCTAATTATGCTACCACTAATACAACACAAACCATTAGTGGAATAAAAACTTTTTCACCTGTTATTAATTTTCAGAATGGTATTACATTAGGCTCAGGCATAGGCTCGTTGTATGATAACGGCAGAGGTTATTTCAGTTACACTAATGGCTTATTTATACAAACGAGTATACCTGCATATAGTGATACTATGTTTGAATTATACATTAGTGGTAATGGCTATAATGCTCAACTCCCTGTAGATTCAATTATACAAGGTTACACATATTCATCAACTAACAATATAATTCAAGCATCCAACTTAGCAAAAGGTGTCAGATTTAATGTTGATGTTTTTCATTATGGTGGTAATGTATGCTTTTGGTTTAATCAGCCAAATACATTTCAAACATTCAGATTTAAATTAGGTGTACAAACTAATGCAAACAGGACTATTACTTCCATAGCAAATGAGATTAAACCAACTACAGGCATCACTGATTTGCTTACATTACAACCTGTTAAAACATGGAATTCAAATGATTTTTCAAGCACTAATTTAAGTAACTGGAATACGGCTTTCGGTTGGGGAGACTACAGACAGTTTGGATTAGGAAGCTCGTCTATAAACAATATTAATGATGCTAATAACCAGTTATTAGCAGCAGGTATGTATACAACATCAACCAGCTCTGCAAATGTTGCAATTCCTGGTTCTTCAGGATCATTATTAAACCTGCGATCTGGTGTTTCTGGAGGAGCTGTGGGACAAATATGGATGAAAAGTAATAATGCTACTGGAGAAGATATATATGTCAGACATTCTGATAGTTCTTCCATATTCCAACCATGGAAAAGATTATGGCATGATGGAGATTTTTCTCAAATAGATATAAATAACTGGAATAATTCATTAAGACTAAACAATAATGGTACTGGTTTATTACAACAAACATCGTCTTTTGATTTAAATAACTTAAACACAGGCATTATTTATGGTGGTTCTGATGTAACTAATATACCTACTGCAGGTTCAGTCATATCATTGATGCATACAGGTGGACAGTTTGGGGGACAAATTCATGTTTCCTCTACTTCAACACCTGCTCTTAAGTATAGAAACAGGGATAATGGAGTAAATTCATCTTGGCGAAAATTATGGGATGACAACGATTTCACATCTACAAATGTCGCTAACTGGAATACAGCTTTCGGATGGGGGGACTATAGGCAATTTGGTATTGGCTCAGGTGTTCAAAATAACTCAATCGTTAGTGGTGATGTTTTGGATTTTAATACAACTGGCGTATTCAGGGTAGCTTCATCATCAACAAACCTACCAATTGCTGAGAATGGTTACTTATATAGAATATATAGATCAGCATCTACCAGATATATATTATTTTATTCTGATTCAGGCAGAGTATATAAAAATGTAATGAACTCCTCTACATGGAGCGGCTGGAAGTATTTTTGGGATTCAAATGACTTTACAAGTACTGATATAGCTAACTGGAATGCTTACGCTACAAACAAAGCCGACCTCGTAGATGGTAAAATCCCCGCTTCACAACTGCCTTCTTATGTTGATGATGTATTAGAATATGCAAATTTAGCTGCTTTTCCTGCATCGGGAGAAATCGGAAAGTTATATGTTGCTATTAATACTAACTTGGTTTACAGATGGGCTGCCTCAGGGTATATTGTTACAAGTTCGTCTTTAGTCCTGGGAGAAACTTCGGGAACTGCTTACAGAGGTGATAGAGGTAAAACCGCTTACGATCACTCACTCACATCCGGCAACCCACATAATACTCAAATAACAGATATATCCGGACTGCAAACAGCTTTAAACAATAAAGCAAATCTTAGCAATACTCTATCCCATAAGGGGACTATACCATCTTATTCAGAATTAAACAATTATAATCAAACAGGATTATATACTCCTCAGGATGCAGAGTCTAATAGTAATACCCCTTCCAACAACAAAGGTACTTTACAGGTTGTCGACACTACAAATCTAACCACGTTTCAAACCTATCACGATGATTATAACGACTTCTATATGCGTGTTAATGTTGAAGGTGGATATTGGAGACCTTGGGAAAGAATGGTTAAAGCTTCTGAAAGAATAGAAAATGAAGATTTAAATACTCCCCCAACAAAGGCAATCTTAAATTCGTTATATCCTACTGCAAGACCAACTTTTACTGTTATAGCTCCTAATGTTGAAAAAGGAAACATGTATGTAAAAACAAGCGACGGGTGGCGCGTATTTACCGGAAACATTGTTTATTAA
- a CDS encoding DUF6712 family protein, translating to MQLLITRNDIAQYRQISKSPNTDKLNEMILDAQIQDLAPLLGEKLYNKIVSAPQDHVELMEGSTYEYKGETYTNYGLKMVLSYFAYARHMMFSSVTDTPYSVVEKLSDTSRPADASSKKAIYTLNRDNAFKIWENVKNYLTRTSHPNFNCNGSGTPQRLRFTKIG from the coding sequence ATGCAGCTGCTAATAACCCGCAATGATATAGCACAGTACAGGCAAATATCTAAATCTCCCAATACCGATAAATTAAACGAAATGATACTGGATGCCCAAATACAGGATCTGGCTCCGCTACTTGGCGAAAAGCTATATAACAAAATCGTATCGGCACCACAGGATCATGTAGAACTTATGGAAGGTAGCACTTATGAATATAAGGGAGAGACCTATACCAACTATGGCTTAAAAATGGTGCTCTCCTATTTTGCCTATGCCAGGCATATGATGTTTTCTTCGGTAACCGATACACCTTATTCGGTAGTAGAAAAACTGAGCGATACCAGCCGTCCCGCAGATGCTTCTTCAAAAAAAGCCATATATACCCTAAACCGCGACAATGCCTTTAAAATTTGGGAAAACGTAAAAAACTACCTTACCCGAACTTCTCATCCTAATTTTAACTGTAATGGCAGCGGCACTCCACAAAGATTACGATTTACAAAAATTGGATAA
- a CDS encoding SDR family NAD(P)-dependent oxidoreductase, translating into MKTVLVTGATRGIGLEMAKQLVKKGHFVYLGSRNTEKGDEVVKGLKAEGFTNIEALTLDVTNAETIAKAKVRVEQEKGKLDILINNAGILGGMEQDAQNTSLSIIKEVFETNLFGVISVTQAFLPLLKKSESPRITNVTSGLASLTLHSDPSWKYYQVKGAAYGPSKSALNAYTIVLAYELKDTPFKVNAIDPGYTSTEFNHNSGPLSPEASAAFVIKHTDTGADAPTGHYFSHDITDGTEISPW; encoded by the coding sequence ATGAAAACAGTATTAGTTACAGGAGCCACGAGAGGCATAGGCCTTGAAATGGCAAAACAGTTGGTAAAAAAAGGACACTTTGTTTACCTGGGCAGCAGAAATACCGAAAAAGGTGATGAGGTTGTAAAAGGGCTAAAAGCAGAAGGCTTTACAAATATTGAAGCCCTAACTCTGGATGTTACAAATGCAGAAACTATTGCTAAGGCAAAGGTAAGGGTAGAGCAGGAGAAGGGCAAACTGGATATCCTTATCAATAATGCGGGTATACTTGGCGGAATGGAACAGGATGCACAAAACACATCTTTATCAATTATAAAAGAGGTGTTTGAAACCAACCTGTTTGGGGTTATAAGCGTTACGCAGGCTTTCCTTCCGTTATTAAAAAAATCAGAGAGTCCAAGGATAACAAACGTTACTTCGGGGCTGGCATCATTAACCCTGCATTCAGATCCCAGTTGGAAATATTATCAGGTAAAAGGTGCGGCATACGGACCTTCCAAATCGGCGTTAAATGCCTACACCATTGTACTGGCTTACGAGCTTAAAGACACGCCTTTTAAAGTAAATGCAATAGACCCGGGTTATACCTCTACAGAGTTTAACCATAACAGTGGTCCGCTTAGTCCGGAGGCTTCGGCGGCATTTGTTATTAAACATACCGATACCGGTGCCGATGCGCCAACGGGACATTACTTTTCTCACGACATTACAGACGGTACAGAGATAAGCCCATGGTAA
- a CDS encoding SIMPL domain-containing protein: protein MKNIFLVMLMACGSLFAQKNFIDQPFITTSAIADTLIMPDIIKLKITLREGDSRGKKAVEDMERDMETTLKALGIDTKKDLTLGTLDSEYQRYFLSGQKINKTKMYMLEVHDAVMAGKVIAALEQQDISNVHIDEKNYSKKEELIMELKLKAIKKACKSAELMATSAGSKLGKALFITDKSFKSESLYSGALLEEVVITKGRSSGYEPIPTEFEKLFFYVEVNTVFALE, encoded by the coding sequence ATGAAGAACATATTTTTAGTAATGCTAATGGCCTGCGGCAGCCTTTTTGCACAAAAGAATTTTATAGATCAGCCGTTTATAACCACAAGTGCAATTGCCGATACATTAATAATGCCCGATATTATTAAGCTTAAAATAACCCTTAGGGAAGGTGACTCCCGAGGTAAAAAAGCAGTGGAAGACATGGAAAGAGATATGGAAACCACTCTTAAAGCGTTAGGTATTGACACTAAAAAAGATTTGACTTTAGGTACACTGGATAGTGAGTACCAACGCTATTTCCTTTCGGGACAAAAAATAAACAAAACAAAAATGTACATGTTAGAGGTACACGATGCTGTTATGGCAGGAAAAGTTATTGCCGCTTTAGAGCAGCAGGACATCTCTAATGTTCATATAGATGAAAAAAACTATTCTAAAAAGGAAGAGCTAATTATGGAGCTTAAGCTAAAAGCTATTAAAAAAGCATGTAAAAGTGCCGAATTAATGGCTACCTCTGCCGGCAGTAAATTAGGAAAGGCACTTTTTATAACCGATAAGTCTTTTAAATCGGAAAGTTTATATAGCGGTGCGTTGTTAGAGGAAGTAGTAATAACTAAAGGGAGATCTTCTGGTTATGAACCGATACCAACAGAGTTTGAAAAGCTCTTTTTTTATGTAGAAGTCAATACGGTATTTGCTTTAGAATAA